The genomic window ACCCGCCGCCACCTCGCGCCGGTCTGTCCTTATGTCCCGGGTCGCCATCGCCGGGGAGCGCGGCGCCGGGCAGGCCCCTGAGTGTCAGGCCCCTGAGTGTGAGGAGTATAGCACGGCTTCGCAGACCGTTACAAGCGCGCCCGAGGGGAGGAAGGCGAGGCGGCGCGGGCGAATGGGCCGGCGTCAGCCGCCGGGGCCGGTCCCGGCCGCGCCCAGTTCCCCGGGGAGGTTCCCATGCCCTTCACGGCTCCGTCGTCGCCCTTCGGAGTGTGCGTGTGGCCCGTGCCTTCGCAGAATCTGGCCCGCGCCGTCGAGTATCCCCAGTACGCCAGGGAGGTGCTCGCGCATGCCGGCGTGTGCCATGCCGACATCGCACCCGAGGACCTCGGCGAGGCGCTCCCGGCCCTGCGCGTCCTGCTCACCGTGGGCGAGGGGCGGCCCGACCCGACGCTGGCGTCGGGCCTCGACGAGTGGGTGCGCGGCGGCGGAGCGTGGATCAGCGTGGGCAGCGCCTGTGGCCTGGACGCGGCCTTCGGCGTGGCGCCCGAGGATCCTGCCTTTGCCTCATGGGCCGGCGGCGCCGTCACGCTGGGCGAGGGCTATCTGGAGCCCGCCAGCGGCCACCCCGCCGTGGCCGACCTCCCTCTCCCGCTCCACTACTTCAATGGGGCCGCGGTGCGCGCTGTCGGCGCCGAGGTGCTCGCGCGCTGCCTGGACCCGCGCGGCGGCCGCACCGGGCGGGCCGCCGTCACGCTCATGCGTGACGGCGCCGGCTGGCGCATGCTGATCGCGCCCGACCTCACCGGCGCCATCGTGCGCATCCAGCAAGGCATCGCCGTGACGCGCGACGGCCCCCCCGCTCCCGACGGAACCGCGCCCACGTCCGACGGCGTCCTCAAGAGCGACGACGGCATCGTGCTCGACTGGGACCTGGATCGCCGGCCCGTGCCCGGCATACCGGGGATGCGCGCCTTCCTGGAGCCGGTGGCCGACCTGTGGCGGGAGGTGCTGCTGCGCGCAGTTCTGCACGCGGCGCGTGACCGCGGCCTCTGCCTCCCGCTTCTCTGGTTCTACCCGCGCGGACTCCCCGCACTGGCCCACCTCTCGCACGACACCGACCTGAACCACCCGGCGCGGGCCCTCGAGCTGCTGGAGGTGCTCGCCGAGGCGGGCGTGCGCGCCACCTGGTGCGTGATCCTGCCCGGCTACCCCGCCGAGGTGATCGCCGCCATCGGCGCGCGCGGCCACGAGCTCGCCATGCACTTCGACGCGATGTCCGACGGCACGCTCTGGTCGGAGGATGCCTTCCACGAGCAGCACCGCCTTCTGACGGAGGCGTTCAGCGGCGCTCGGCCCGTGAGCAACAAGAACCACTACCTGCGCTGGGAGGGCGACGCGGACGTCTGGGAGTGGTGCGTCCGGCGCGGCATCCTGCTCGACCAGTCCAAGGGGGCCTCGAAGACGGGCGCAGCCGGCTATGGCTTCGGCGCCTGCCACCCCTATCGCCCGGTCACGCCGGACGGCCGCGTGCTGGACGTGCTGGAGATGGTGACGTGCACCCAGGACATGGAGGTGTTCGTGCCGCGCGCCTTCTCCGCCGCGCTCACCGAGACGGCACTGCGCCACCATGGCGTGCTGCACATGCTCTACCATCCCGCCCACATCGACAAGCCGGGCGTCGCCGACTCGCTGCGCGAGTGCGCGGCGGACGCGCGGGCGCGCGGCATGGAGTGGTGGACCGCGCGCGAGATCGCCGAGTGGGAGCGCGCGCGGCGGGCGGCGGCCTGGGACAGCCATGCCGCCGCGCCGGGCGAGGCGAGCGCCGTGCTGCGCGCCGGTGAGGCGATGCCGGGCGCCACGGTGCTCTGGCTGGCGCCGGAGGGCGCGCGGATGGAGGTGGACGGCGCCCCGTGCGCCGTGGAGGAGGTGGAGCGCTGGGGCTTGCGGTTTGCATCGGTGAGCCTGGACGCGCCGGCCGGCTCGGCCACGCGGCTCTCCGCCCGCTGGGTCGCCCCGCCGGAGGCCGCCGCGCCGCCGCCGGACGACGCCACCCCGGCGATCGCTGGCGGCGCGCCGGCCATGGCCGGGCCCTACGGCCGCGAGACGCGCTACGGCGAGCCGGAGTTGCGGCAACTGCGCGAGGCGCTGGAGCAGGGAACGCTCTTCTACGCGCAGGGCCGCAAGGTGCGGGCGCTGGAGGAGGCCTTCGCGAATCGGCTGGGCCTGGGCCACGCCGTCGCCTGCTCCAGCGGCACGGCGGCCATCCACGCCGCGCTCATCGCGCTGGGCGTGTCGCCCGGCGACGAGGTGATCACCTCGCCGATCACCGATATGGGCTCCGTGATCCCCATCCTCTTCCAGGGAGCTGTGCCCGTGTTCGCCGACGTGGACCCGCGCACCGCCAACCTGGATCCCGCCGCCGTCGAGCGCGCGATCACGCCGCGCACGCGGGCCGTCGTGGCCGTGCACCTGGCCGGCAACGCGTGCGACCTGGACGCGCTCTCCGCGCTCTGCTCGGCGCGGGGAGTGCCGCTCGTGGAGGACTGCGCGCAGGCACTCGGCTGCACCTACCGCGGCCGGCCGGCGGGCACGCGAGGCGCCGTCGGGTGCTTCAGCCTCAACGAGTTCAAGCACATCTCCTGCGGTGACGGCGGCCTGGTCGTGACGGAGGACCCCGACCTGGCCGTGCGGCTCCAGTTGGCCGTTGACAAGTGCTACGACCGGCGGCCGGGAGTCGCCGTGCGCAACCCCACCTTCCTGGCCGCCAACTATCGCATGACCGAGCTGCAGGGCGCGGTCGCGCTGGCGCAACTGGGTCGGCTGGACGACATCGTGGCGCGGCGACGGGCCTGGTGCTCGGCGCTCACGACGGCCCTCGCCGGCACGCCCGGTCTCCTGTTGCCGGAGCCGACCACCGGGTGCGACCCGTCGTGGTGGTTCTACCTGATGCGCGTCGACCGGGAGCGGCTCGGCGCCGACGCCGACGGCCTGGCGGCCGCGCTGCGGGCAGAGGGCCTCCCGACTGGCGCGCACTACATCGGCCAGTGCGTCTACGAGTACCCGCTCTTCGTCGACCACGCCGCGTTCGCGCGCGGGGCGCATCCCTTCGCGGCGCGCCCCTATGGCGCGGGCCTCTGCCCGAGCGCCGAGGAGGTGCTGCGCACCTGCGTGCTGCTCAGCGTGAACGAGGGCTACACGCGCGAGGACCTGGAGGGCACGGCGCGCGGCATCCGGCGATCGGCGGCCTGGCTGGCCGCGCGCGGAGCACCCGCCGCGGGCGGGTAGGCCCGGGCACGCGTCCGCCGGCCTGGTAGGCCCCGCCTGCCAGGCCGGCGGACGCCGCGTAGCTCAGAGTTGCCGCCGGCGGAGCGGGCGTCAGTTCTCGATGCGGTCCGGCGACGTGTCGACTTGCGTGATCGTCCAGTCGCCACGCACGCGCTCCATCACGACGCACAGATAGACATCGCGGGTCTCGTCGTCGCGATTGCGGTAGCTGTGCTTCGCGAAGACCTGGTAGACCCCGCTGGTCTTCGGGCGCACGCGGTAGACCTCGAAGCCGGTGGTCCGCGCCGCGCCGAAGAAGTCGCGCGTCATGTCCAGGTAGTCGCTCGCCTCCACGGAGTACTCGTAGCGCCCCCGCCCGAAGACGGCGATCTTGATCGTCGGGTCGGTCAACGAGGCGAGCTGGTCGATATCGCCGCTCGTGAAGGCGCCGCGCAGGTCCTCCACCGCCCGCCATAGGCCGGGCTCGTCCTTCCAGCGGTCGTCGTAGCGGCGCTCGAGGTAGTAGCCGTCGTCGTCATCGCGGTAGCCGCGGTAGGCCCCACCGACGTAGATCGGGACGTCGATGTAGACCACAGAAGGCCGCGCGTACAGGCCGTAACTCCGGTAGATGTATGGCGGGCAGACGCCATAGTAGAAGTAGAACGGCGAGAAGTAGACCTCGACCGAGGCTCGCGGCGGCGCATAGTGCGGGTAGTACGCGTAGCGATGCGGGAAGTAGCGGTCCAGTCGCCGATCGGTGAACTGGTGCGGCGGGCGCAGGTGCGAGCGCATCTCGCGCCGGCGCGCCTCAAAGCGCGGCCCCTCGTGCCGGTCGCCATCGCGCCGCCACGAGGATGAGTCGCGCGGGCCGCCGCGGCGCAGTCCGGATGTGCCCCCTCGGTCATAGCGGTCGCCGCCGGCGCGCCGATCCTCTGGGGTCCTCTCGTGGCCACCGCGCCGGTCGCCGGCGGTCGCGCGGTCCTGGCCGCCCCGGTCGCCGCGATCCGCCTGGTTGCCGCGATCGAGGTAGTAGCGCGGGCGCTCGCGCGAGCCGGCGTCGTTCGGCCGCGAGCCGCGGTCCCAGGCTCGCTCGCGCGAGCCGGTGTCGTTCGGCCGCGAGCCGCGGTCCCAGGTTCGCTCGCGCGAGCCAGTGTCGTTCGGCCGCGAGCCGCGGTCGCCGCCGCCAAGCCGGGCGCGGTCTACCCCCCCGCCGTCGGATCGGGCACGCCCTCCGTACGAGCGGCCCTCGCCGCGCTCCTGCCCGCCCCGGCCGATGCTCCCGCGGTCGCCGCCACCAGTCCGCGAGGGCGACGGGCTTCCGCCGCCGCGCCGCGAGCGTGACTGGGCCTGCGCGGCGGAAGGCACGACCAGCACCAGCCCGAGAAGGCAGGCGAGCGCCGGTATCGTCCATGCGGCGCCCCGCCCGCCTATCAGTCTGCTCTCCATTCGTTGTTCCTCCTGCGGCACTCCACCGGCGCCTTCCGCGATCGTGCCTCTCCGTTACATACGCGCGCCGGGTCGGGTCGTGACATGTCGGGCGCCGTGGGCCGGTGCACGGGACGGCGGGACGGGGCGGGAACCCAACCGTGCCGGGCGGTCGGCGCAGGAGGCCGCGCGCCGCCCGCCGAAAACGCCGGCGAGAGGAGATCGCGACATGCATCTCGCAACCCTCCTGACCGCGCTCGGCACCGCCCTCGCGCTCGCGCCTCCGGCCCGCGCGGCGGCCCCGAGTCCCGCGTCGGCCACCGTCTGGCAGCCCTGGCAAACGGCGCTGGAGGCCGCCCGACCGCGCGAGGATCCGCTCTCCGTGACGGTCCGGGCCGAGATCGCCGGGCCGCGCGGCGAGCGGATCCGCGCGGTGGGCTTCTGGGACGGTGGCCGGACCTACCGCGTCCGTTGCGCCTTCCCGGCCCCCGGCACGTGGCGCTGGCGCACGGAGTGCTCCGACGCCACCGACACCGGCCTTCACGGGCGCTCCGGCACCGTGCGCGTGGCAGCCTATCGCGGCTCGAACCCGCTCTTTCGGCACGGCTTCTTACGCGTCAGCGACAACCGGCGCTACCTCTGCCACACGGACGGCACCCCCTTCTTCTGGCTCGGCGACACCGCGTGGGCGGCGCCGCTGAAGGCCCGCGATGCCGACTGGGACGTCTACCTGCGCCGCCGGCGGGCGCAGGGCTTCACGGTGATCCAGGTGGGCATCGCGCCCGAGTGGGCGGGAGAGGTCGACGCCGCCGGGGAGAGACCATTCGTGGGCGAGGGGATCCGCGCGCCAAACCCGCGCTTCTGGCGCTCGTTCGAGGACAAGATCCGCCGCGCCAATGCCGCGGGCTTCCCCGTGCTGGTGGTCGGCGTGATGGAGCCGACGACCCGCTATCCCGCCGAGCCGGACGCGGTGCGATTCGCGCGTTACCTGGCCGCGCGCCTGTGCGGCAGCGCCGTAATGCTCTCGCCGAGCTTCGACAGCTCCCATATGCCCCTCGCCGACGCGGTGGGCCGCGCGCTGCGCGAGACGGTGACCGCGCAGCTCATCACGCAGCACCCGGGCACTCCGGGCGGCCAACCGACGGCGATCTGGTCGGAGGAGTACTTCGACCGGCCCTACCTGGACTTCGTGGGCGTGCAGAGCGGGCACAACAGCGGCAACCGCGAGCGGTGCGCCTCGCAGGCCGTCAACTGGGTCCTGCACCTCTACCGCCGCGAGCCGCACCGACCGGTGGTGAACCTGGAGGCGATGTACGATGGCCAGGGCGTCAACGCCTGGACCGCGGACGATGCCCGCCGGCTGGCATGGCTCTCGCTGCTCTCCGGCGCCGCCGGCTACACCTACGGCGCCGGCGAGATGCGGCGTGGCATGGCGGGCGACGGCGGCGTGTGGGGCTGGGTGACCGACCCGGCCGCTCCGGACTACTGGCGCAAGGCGCTCGAATGGCCCAGCGCCGCCCAGATGAGCGTGGTGCGCCGCGTTCTCACGGGGGTCGACTGGTGGGACCTGGAGCCGGCGCCCGAGCGCGTGCTCTCGGACGAGCGATCCGCGCAGCGACGGCCGGTGATCGCGGTGGCGCGCGGCGGCCGCCTGGCCGTGGCCTACCTGCCCGCCGGAGGGCGCGCCAGGCTCGACCTGGACGGCATGACGGGGCCGCTGGAGGCGCGCTGGATCGATCCGAGCACGGGCGCGGAGCGGGCCGGCGGCCGCGTTGAGGCGGAGCGCGGGGCCACGCTGACAGCGCCCGGGAGCCGGGACCGCGTGCTGGTGCTGCGGGCCACGAAGCCCGCGGGCAGGGCGAACGACCGATGAGCCCCGGGGCACGGGCGGAGCTGGCGGCGCTGGTGGTGGCGGCGATGGCCGCCTCCGCGCACGCCGCGCCGACGGCGCCCGCGACGGTGCGCGTGTCGGCGGGAGCGGAGCGAGTCGGCATGGGCCGCACCGTAGCGCTGCGCGCTCGCGCGCTCCTGCCGGGGGGCCGGCCGGCGGCGGGGGCGCTCCTGCTGCCCTACGTCAATGGCAAGCGCTGGGGCGCGCACGAGTGGGCCGATGCCCGCGGCGGGGCCGTCTTTCACATGCCTCTCCCGAACCCCGGAATCGCGGAGATCCGGGTGGAGGCCCGGCTCGCCGTGCCCGCCGCGACGGAGCGCTGGATCTGGGGCCCGCGCACGGCCGACGGGCAGACCGTCTACCTCCAGGGCACGTTCCAACTCCCCCCCGGCGTTCGCACCGCCGAGCTCTGGATGGGGGTCGACGACGGGGCGGACGCGTGGCTGAATGGCAGGCCGCTCGGCGCCTTCGGCGGCTGGAGCCGCGTGGCGCCGCGAACGGGGCTCGCGAGCCTGCTGCGCGCCGGCGAGAACGTGCTCTCCGTGAGGGCGCACAACGGCAAGGGGCCCGCGGGCCTCCTCGCCCGGCTCGCCTGGCGCGCGCGCTCCGCGAGCGGGGCCTTCGGCAGCGGCCCGCGGTGGCGGGCGTTCGAGACGGAGCCGGTGGGCTGGCCGGCGCGCGCCATCGG from Chthonomonadales bacterium includes these protein-coding regions:
- a CDS encoding DegT/DnrJ/EryC1/StrS family aminotransferase — its product is MPFTAPSSPFGVCVWPVPSQNLARAVEYPQYAREVLAHAGVCHADIAPEDLGEALPALRVLLTVGEGRPDPTLASGLDEWVRGGGAWISVGSACGLDAAFGVAPEDPAFASWAGGAVTLGEGYLEPASGHPAVADLPLPLHYFNGAAVRAVGAEVLARCLDPRGGRTGRAAVTLMRDGAGWRMLIAPDLTGAIVRIQQGIAVTRDGPPAPDGTAPTSDGVLKSDDGIVLDWDLDRRPVPGIPGMRAFLEPVADLWREVLLRAVLHAARDRGLCLPLLWFYPRGLPALAHLSHDTDLNHPARALELLEVLAEAGVRATWCVILPGYPAEVIAAIGARGHELAMHFDAMSDGTLWSEDAFHEQHRLLTEAFSGARPVSNKNHYLRWEGDADVWEWCVRRGILLDQSKGASKTGAAGYGFGACHPYRPVTPDGRVLDVLEMVTCTQDMEVFVPRAFSAALTETALRHHGVLHMLYHPAHIDKPGVADSLRECAADARARGMEWWTAREIAEWERARRAAAWDSHAAAPGEASAVLRAGEAMPGATVLWLAPEGARMEVDGAPCAVEEVERWGLRFASVSLDAPAGSATRLSARWVAPPEAAAPPPDDATPAIAGGAPAMAGPYGRETRYGEPELRQLREALEQGTLFYAQGRKVRALEEAFANRLGLGHAVACSSGTAAIHAALIALGVSPGDEVITSPITDMGSVIPILFQGAVPVFADVDPRTANLDPAAVERAITPRTRAVVAVHLAGNACDLDALSALCSARGVPLVEDCAQALGCTYRGRPAGTRGAVGCFSLNEFKHISCGDGGLVVTEDPDLAVRLQLAVDKCYDRRPGVAVRNPTFLAANYRMTELQGAVALAQLGRLDDIVARRRAWCSALTTALAGTPGLLLPEPTTGCDPSWWFYLMRVDRERLGADADGLAAALRAEGLPTGAHYIGQCVYEYPLFVDHAAFARGAHPFAARPYGAGLCPSAEEVLRTCVLLSVNEGYTREDLEGTARGIRRSAAWLAARGAPAAGG
- a CDS encoding DUF4038 domain-containing protein; the protein is MHLATLLTALGTALALAPPARAAAPSPASATVWQPWQTALEAARPREDPLSVTVRAEIAGPRGERIRAVGFWDGGRTYRVRCAFPAPGTWRWRTECSDATDTGLHGRSGTVRVAAYRGSNPLFRHGFLRVSDNRRYLCHTDGTPFFWLGDTAWAAPLKARDADWDVYLRRRRAQGFTVIQVGIAPEWAGEVDAAGERPFVGEGIRAPNPRFWRSFEDKIRRANAAGFPVLVVGVMEPTTRYPAEPDAVRFARYLAARLCGSAVMLSPSFDSSHMPLADAVGRALRETVTAQLITQHPGTPGGQPTAIWSEEYFDRPYLDFVGVQSGHNSGNRERCASQAVNWVLHLYRREPHRPVVNLEAMYDGQGVNAWTADDARRLAWLSLLSGAAGYTYGAGEMRRGMAGDGGVWGWVTDPAAPDYWRKALEWPSAAQMSVVRRVLTGVDWWDLEPAPERVLSDERSAQRRPVIAVARGGRLAVAYLPAGGRARLDLDGMTGPLEARWIDPSTGAERAGGRVEAERGATLTAPGSRDRVLVLRATKPAGRANDR